The nucleotide window TTGTAGCAAAAATTGAAAATAAGTCGCGAGGCCAATTGTCGTTTCAACGCCAAGTTCGGCTGCAAATTGGAACATGAATTTTAATATAAATGGGAAAGTGATTAAATAAGAAAAAACGACACCGAACAAAAAAAGCAAAAAAGTAATCGGAATATAGCGCAAAGTAATTCGTTGTTCGGCTGCATGTAGCCCCGGTTTCACGAAGGCCCATAATTGATATAAAATAACTGGGAATACTAAGACGAGTCCGATAACAAACGCCATTTCGATATAAATTTGAAAAGCATCCGTCACTTTAAAAACGTGCAAAATCACTTCTTTTGGTAGGTCATCTTTTTGGAGAAATAAAATTAACGGCTTGGAAACGAAAAGCCCCACAAAGAAAGCGAGAAAAAAGGATAGCAGGACGATTAATAATCTGGTTCGTAGTTCTTTTAGATGTCCAGTGAGGCTCATGGAAACTTCGGTCACGGGCGCGGATCTTCTTTTTTGGTTTCTTCTTTGGAATCATCCATCATGCCTTTGGTTGCATTTTTGAATTCGCGAAGTGTGTCACCGGCAGCTCTACCAAGTTCTGGCAGTTTTTTTGGTCCGAAAATTACAAGGGCAGCTCCGACAATTAAAGCGATACTTCCTGGTCCGATCATTTCGATTTCCCCCATTCTTTGATTGAAAATGATAATCATTATCAATCAATTCTAAATCGAAAGTTAGCAGATGTCAATCTGTTTTTCTGGTCGTACTTTTAACGGTTACTTTATTGGACAAAATGCGACTAAATGAGCTTGTTTCATTACAGAACCATTTCCTGAAATTATAGTTTTAAAAGGAGCTTTGATGAGAATATTGAAGGTTTTTGTTTACTTTCAACCGTGAAAAAATTTATTGACTTTTGCGAACACAAAGAATATGATAATGATAATCATTATCAATTAAAAAGGAGGACGATTTGAATATGGCTCAGAAGCTTTTAGGGGGATTTGCATTACTATTAGGCATTTTTGCGGTAGTTTTGACTATTGGCTTTAGTGATGTAACTGCTGCTGAAAAGCCAAATATTGATAAACCTGTAAAAGCGCTGCAGCAAACAGAAACGGCGGTGGAAGCCGCTGATTATGATAAAGCGAAGGACTTGTTTCAAGAAGATAAATTATGGTGGTCGCAAAATAAGCAGACTGTTAAAGAAAAATCATACGACTTGGCTAGCCAGATTGACCGACAAATTGCGGAAATATCACTTGGAATTTTAAATAAGGATAAACAGCAAACGGTGGATGGGATTACTGCGCTGAATAATTTGCTCAAAACCTATCAAGACGGTACATATACGGATAATGAAGGAAATACCAATATTACTTTATCAAGCTACATTGCTAAACTGACTGCGACGAAAGAGCTGATAGATGAGAAAGATTGGGCAAAAGCGGCGACGCAAATTCAAGATTTAAAAACAGAGTGGCTCGCGGTGGAAGGTGATGTGGTGAGCCAATCGCAAGCGGCTTACGACAATACCGAGCGCGATTTAATGCTGCTTGATGCTTATATTAATGATCCTGCGAAACAAGCTAAGACTGCAGATGTCTTAGACGGGATGACGGATGAGTTGAAACCCTTCGCAGATGTGACTTACACATGGTTTGATGCTGCGTTAATCCCGTTTCGCGAAGGACTGGAGGCACTTTTGATTATCGCGACGCTCCTTACTTATACAAAGAGAACGAAGACACGCACGGCGAAAAGATGGATTATTGGTGGGACGGCAGCTGGTTTAGTAGTGAGTTTGGCGCTTGGCATGATTGTGGCTTTTTGGCTATCGGCGCTTGCTTTTGGAGATAATAACAATTTGATTAACGGTTGGGCTGGGCTGATTGCAAGTATTATGATGCTTTACGTCAGCTACTGGTTGCACCGAAATTCGGATATTACTCGTTGGAATAATTACATGGAAGGTAAGAGTAACCAAGCACTTTCGAATGGGAAAATGATTTCTTTTGCCTTTTTAGCCTTTTTAGCGATTTTGAGGGAAGGTTTAGAAACGGTTGTCTTCTTAATTGGTATGGTTGGGCGGATGTCGAATTTTGAATTATTGATGGGGATTTTGGCGGGGCTTGGCGTGTTATTAATCATCGCTTTTGTGATGTTGCGATACAGCGTACACATTCCTGTGAAGCCATTCTTTATGATTTCGAGCGCGATTGTGTTTTATCTTTGCTTTAAATTTATGGGATCAGGAATTCATAGTTTACAACTGGCTGGAGTCATTCCGACATCTGTAGAAGATTACTTGCCATCCATTCCGGCGCTAAGCATTTACCCATCATGGTATAGCTTTTTACCACAACTATTACTCGTTATTTTTGGATTAATTATTTTAATAAAACAACAAATTAAGAAAAGAGCTAATTCTAAAAAGGAATTGGCACAAGGGGGCAAATTATGAAAAAATTGATTATTGTTATGTTGACTATTTTCACGGCGGTGTTGGTTGTTGGATGTAGTGGGACGGGGACAGCGGACAAGGCGGAAACGAAAAAGGAGACAACGAAAGAAAGTAAGCAAGCAAACGCGGTCAAAAAAGAAGTAAAAGAAATGAAATCCAACTTGGAAAACGTGAAAAAAGCCATTTCCGATAAAGATAAAAGCGGACTTCAATCTAGTGCGGCAGATTTACATAAACATTGGCTAGAGTTTGAAAATAATGTCCGCGATTTGTATCCATTACAATATACGGACGTCGAAAAATATGAAACACCGATTTTCTATGAATCAAAAAATGATAACCCGAATTTTGATACGTTAAATGACAACGCGACTGGACTTGACGGAGCGTTAGATACACTTGAAAAAGCCAAAGAAACCAAAGCGAAAACCTCCGAAGTGCTGGATAAAGCGGTAGATAACTATTCTAAATACGTAACGGAGCAAGTCGATGAATTCGTTGCTCAAACCGAAATTTTCACGAATGCCGTAAAATCCGGTGATATCGAAAAAGCAAAAGCAAGCTATGTTTCGCCGCGCTTGAATTATGAACGGATTGAGCCAATTGCCGAAAGTTTTGGCGACTTGGATCCAAAAATCGATGCTCGGATTAACGATGTGGAAAACGAAGCGGACTGGACTGGTTTCCACGTCATTGAACGCGCGCTTTGGGAAAAGAAATCGCTCGCTGGCATGGATGTTTATGCGGATAAACTTTTAACAGATGCGAAAGCACTTCAAGCGGAAGTGAAAAACTTGAAATTAGAGCCAAAACCAATGGTCGCAGGTGCGATGGAATTACTAAATGAAGCCGCAACGACTAAAATTACTGGGGAAGAAGAAGCATACTCACACACAGATTTAGACGATTTAAATGCGAATGTCGAAGGTTCGAAAGTAGTTTATCAGGCGATTATTCCGGCGTTAAATGCACAAGATAAAAAATTAGCTGACCAAATTGATGCTGCTTTCAACAAAATGGAAGACACATTAGCGAACTACAAAAATGGCGACTCATTCGTACTCTATACAACATTAACAAAAGACCAAATTCGCGAAATCAGTGACCAATTGAGCCACCTTTCCGAATTAATGGCGCAAACAGGGAAAATTTTCTAAGCATAGGAAGGAAAACGATGACAGATAAGAAGAGCGAAAATCAGACGGAAAAGACAGAAGCCAAGGAAAATAAAGGAATGACTCGGCGCGAAATGCTGAAACTTTCTGCTGTAGCTGGGACCGGGATTGCTATTGGGGCAACCGGTCTTGGCACGATTTTAAATGTGGTGGATCAGGTGGACAAGGCGCTCACTCCGAAAGAAAAGGCGGAGACAGGCGTGCCGTTTTATGCGTCGAATCAAGCGGGAATTATTACTGCGCAGCAAACCTATTGTTATATCGCCAGCTTTGATATTCAAACAGAATCGCGGCAAATTTTGCAAGATTTGTTTGTGAAATGGACAAAATTTGCTGATTTGACGGCGAGCGGTGGCGTTTTGCGCGATGTGGATAATGATATGTTACCGCCGAACGACACTGGGGAAGCGGATGGGTTAGGCATTTCTAATTTCACCGTAACGCTTGGTTATGGCCCGACTTTTTTTGAAAAAGATGGCAAAGACCGGTTCGGTGTTAAGGCGAAAAAGCCGAAGTATCTGGAAAAAATTCCCCATATGGCGCATGATAGTCTCGATGAAGCCTATTCTGACGGCGATTTATGCATCCAAGTGTGCGCCGATGACCAACAAGTCGCTTTCCACGGAATTCGTAATTTCATTCGTTTAGCGAGCGGCGTCGCAGTTGTTCGCTGGATTGAAGAAGGGTTTCTCAGCGCACCAAAAAACGAAACACCGCGCAATCTGTTTGGCTTTAAAGATGGAACGGCAAACGTTGATCACGATTCAAACAAAGGTTATAAAGACGTTGTTTGGGCGGAAAAAGACGAACCAGAATGGATGCGAAACGGCAGCTACCTGGGCTATCGCAAAATCCAAATGCTCATCGAAATTTGGGACCGCTCCTCCTTACTTGACCAGGAAGACACATTTGGTCGAAAAAAAGCATCCGGCGCCCCTTATCACAAAAAACATGAGCACGATAAAGTTGACCCGAGCAAACTGCCAGCTGATTCTCATGTGCGCCTAGCCAAAGACACGAAGCAACAAATGCACCGCCGCGCTTATTCATATACAAATGGCATTGATAAAAGTACAGGAACGATTGATGCCGGCTTATTATTCATC belongs to Listeria swaminathanii and includes:
- the tatC gene encoding twin-arginine translocase subunit TatC, which translates into the protein MTEVSMSLTGHLKELRTRLLIVLLSFFLAFFVGLFVSKPLILFLQKDDLPKEVILHVFKVTDAFQIYIEMAFVIGLVLVFPVILYQLWAFVKPGLHAAEQRITLRYIPITFLLFLFGVVFSYLITFPFILKFMFQFAAELGVETTIGLATYFQFLLQIVLSFGVLFELPMVIMLLTRLSLITPNGMRRSRKYAYFCLLIIAAFIAPPEILSHLMITVPLIGLYEVSIVVSGLTVRRMDKEMKIKKML
- the tatA gene encoding Sec-independent protein translocase subunit TatA — protein: MIGPGSIALIVGAALVIFGPKKLPELGRAAGDTLREFKNATKGMMDDSKEETKKEDPRP
- a CDS encoding FTR1 family iron permease, giving the protein MAQKLLGGFALLLGIFAVVLTIGFSDVTAAEKPNIDKPVKALQQTETAVEAADYDKAKDLFQEDKLWWSQNKQTVKEKSYDLASQIDRQIAEISLGILNKDKQQTVDGITALNNLLKTYQDGTYTDNEGNTNITLSSYIAKLTATKELIDEKDWAKAATQIQDLKTEWLAVEGDVVSQSQAAYDNTERDLMLLDAYINDPAKQAKTADVLDGMTDELKPFADVTYTWFDAALIPFREGLEALLIIATLLTYTKRTKTRTAKRWIIGGTAAGLVVSLALGMIVAFWLSALAFGDNNNLINGWAGLIASIMMLYVSYWLHRNSDITRWNNYMEGKSNQALSNGKMISFAFLAFLAILREGLETVVFLIGMVGRMSNFELLMGILAGLGVLLIIAFVMLRYSVHIPVKPFFMISSAIVFYLCFKFMGSGIHSLQLAGVIPTSVEDYLPSIPALSIYPSWYSFLPQLLLVIFGLIILIKQQIKKRANSKKELAQGGKL
- the efeO gene encoding iron uptake system protein EfeO; translation: MKKLIIVMLTIFTAVLVVGCSGTGTADKAETKKETTKESKQANAVKKEVKEMKSNLENVKKAISDKDKSGLQSSAADLHKHWLEFENNVRDLYPLQYTDVEKYETPIFYESKNDNPNFDTLNDNATGLDGALDTLEKAKETKAKTSEVLDKAVDNYSKYVTEQVDEFVAQTEIFTNAVKSGDIEKAKASYVSPRLNYERIEPIAESFGDLDPKIDARINDVENEADWTGFHVIERALWEKKSLAGMDVYADKLLTDAKALQAEVKNLKLEPKPMVAGAMELLNEAATTKITGEEEAYSHTDLDDLNANVEGSKVVYQAIIPALNAQDKKLADQIDAAFNKMEDTLANYKNGDSFVLYTTLTKDQIREISDQLSHLSELMAQTGKIF
- the efeB gene encoding iron uptake transporter deferrochelatase/peroxidase subunit produces the protein MTDKKSENQTEKTEAKENKGMTRREMLKLSAVAGTGIAIGATGLGTILNVVDQVDKALTPKEKAETGVPFYASNQAGIITAQQTYCYIASFDIQTESRQILQDLFVKWTKFADLTASGGVLRDVDNDMLPPNDTGEADGLGISNFTVTLGYGPTFFEKDGKDRFGVKAKKPKYLEKIPHMAHDSLDEAYSDGDLCIQVCADDQQVAFHGIRNFIRLASGVAVVRWIEEGFLSAPKNETPRNLFGFKDGTANVDHDSNKGYKDVVWAEKDEPEWMRNGSYLGYRKIQMLIEIWDRSSLLDQEDTFGRKKASGAPYHKKHEHDKVDPSKLPADSHVRLAKDTKQQMHRRAYSYTNGIDKSTGTIDAGLLFICFTQNPAKQFLPMLSIMGKMDKLNEYTVPIGSAMFACQGGLAPGEIFGEKLL